One genomic segment of Cellulophaga sp. HaHaR_3_176 includes these proteins:
- a CDS encoding TonB-dependent receptor domain-containing protein codes for MLYKILSIGLFFSLCSTALAQNSYQIKGFIIHANTLEPAKGATIVGEKLFSVSTSTGAFTINNVVKGKYVFTISHIGCESETISIDVGPNMDELKIFLTESTTVLDEVKVSGKTKKRKAMEVPIVSQTVTKEFLNNNRENSLMQTLSKIPGVSTITIGSGQSKPVIRGLGFNRVAVVQNGIKHEAQQWGNDHGLEIDQHGIENIQIIKGPASLLYGSDAIAGVVDIQANKIPSPNSFDGEVNILGESNNDLLGISAGLSSRKDKWFYRTRLTYRDYGDYKVPTDQINYENYIFELHENNLRNTAGNEADASVSIGFVSEGITSETVFSNVNAKNGFFANAHGLEVRSSSIDYDSSSRDIDLPFHKVNHFKITNNTAINAGDHKLLFDLGYQSNNREEHSEPIPHGYMPQPPNTKERLFIKNTYSLNFRDAFKPNDQHDMVLGLNMEYQNNNIGGWGFLIPEYDRFTAGIFAYDQFELNTNLHILAGLRYDFGLVDTKAYNDWYPSTVNNEDGSISYLFLQRSKNETLDFGNLSASVGLSYIQNKTSYKINIGRSFRMPLANELASDGVNYHMYRYEKGNLDLDPEISYQLDVAIDHTAEFFSFGVSPFVNVFQNYIYLNPTSSYFETIQIYEYTQAKVFRIGGEFNANTTISKNLQLDASVEYVYSRQQSGAKEGFTLPFSPPLSGLLSARYHVNKLLFFKNPQLIADFRMTAAQDEIVPPEEKTEGYQLLNMSFLAELDVFNNGLPVEMRVKLNNVFDTKYFNHTSFYRLIDVPEAGRNISLSLTIPF; via the coding sequence ATGCTTTATAAAATATTGAGTATAGGACTATTTTTTAGTCTGTGCTCAACCGCGCTTGCGCAAAATTCTTATCAAATAAAAGGGTTTATAATACATGCGAACACCTTAGAACCTGCTAAGGGTGCAACTATCGTCGGAGAAAAACTTTTTTCAGTGTCAACATCAACTGGTGCTTTTACCATAAATAATGTGGTCAAAGGCAAGTACGTATTTACTATATCTCATATTGGTTGCGAATCTGAAACAATTAGTATTGATGTGGGTCCAAATATGGATGAACTCAAAATATTCTTAACGGAGTCTACTACTGTTCTCGACGAAGTAAAAGTTAGTGGAAAAACTAAAAAAAGAAAAGCTATGGAAGTTCCTATAGTTTCTCAAACGGTTACTAAAGAATTTCTGAATAATAATAGAGAGAATAGTTTAATGCAAACTTTAAGTAAAATACCTGGGGTAAGCACTATTACAATTGGTTCTGGGCAATCTAAACCTGTAATTAGAGGTTTAGGTTTTAATCGTGTAGCTGTTGTACAAAACGGTATAAAACATGAAGCACAACAATGGGGAAATGACCATGGATTAGAAATAGACCAACACGGTATTGAAAACATACAAATTATTAAAGGCCCCGCTTCTTTATTGTACGGATCTGATGCCATTGCCGGAGTTGTTGATATACAAGCTAATAAAATACCATCTCCGAATTCTTTTGATGGTGAAGTGAATATTCTTGGTGAAAGTAATAATGATTTATTGGGCATTTCTGCGGGTTTAAGTTCTAGAAAAGATAAGTGGTTTTATCGAACCAGACTTACGTACAGAGATTATGGAGACTATAAAGTACCAACAGATCAAATCAATTATGAAAACTACATTTTTGAATTACATGAAAATAATTTAAGGAATACCGCAGGTAACGAAGCAGATGCAAGTGTAAGCATCGGTTTTGTTTCTGAGGGTATAACATCTGAAACAGTATTCAGTAATGTGAATGCTAAAAACGGATTTTTTGCTAATGCTCATGGGTTAGAAGTAAGATCTTCTAGTATAGATTATGATAGTTCCAGTAGAGATATAGACCTTCCATTTCATAAAGTAAATCACTTTAAAATAACTAATAACACGGCTATAAATGCAGGCGACCACAAATTATTATTTGATTTAGGTTATCAGAGTAATAATCGAGAAGAACATTCAGAACCTATTCCTCATGGGTATATGCCACAACCACCAAATACTAAAGAGCGACTGTTTATTAAAAACACCTATTCCTTAAACTTCAGAGATGCATTTAAACCCAATGATCAACATGATATGGTTTTAGGGTTGAACATGGAATATCAAAATAATAATATTGGCGGATGGGGATTTTTAATTCCTGAATACGATCGGTTTACGGCTGGTATTTTTGCTTACGATCAATTTGAACTCAATACCAATCTACATATTTTGGCTGGTTTACGTTATGATTTTGGTTTGGTAGATACTAAGGCTTATAATGATTGGTATCCATCGACCGTAAATAACGAAGATGGTTCTATCTCGTACTTATTTCTACAACGGTCTAAAAATGAAACTTTAGATTTTGGTAATCTTAGCGCTTCTGTTGGGCTCAGCTATATTCAAAATAAAACTAGTTATAAAATCAATATCGGTAGAAGTTTTAGAATGCCCTTAGCTAATGAACTTGCATCTGACGGTGTAAACTATCATATGTACCGGTATGAGAAAGGAAATCTAGATTTAGATCCAGAAATATCATATCAATTAGATGTTGCCATCGATCATACTGCTGAATTTTTCAGTTTTGGTGTTAGTCCTTTTGTCAATGTTTTTCAAAATTATATTTATCTGAATCCTACGTCAAGTTATTTTGAAACTATACAAATTTACGAGTATACACAAGCAAAGGTTTTTAGAATAGGAGGGGAGTTCAATGCAAATACCACAATTTCTAAAAACTTGCAATTAGATGCCTCAGTAGAATACGTGTATTCTAGACAACAAAGTGGTGCTAAAGAAGGATTTACGCTACCTTTTTCCCCACCATTATCAGGCTTATTATCGGCAAGATATCATGTCAACAAGCTATTATTTTTTAAGAACCCTCAATTAATAGCAGATTTTAGAATGACTGCAGCTCAAGACGAAATTGTACCACCAGAGGAAAAAACAGAAGGATACCAGCTGCTAAATATGTCATTTTTAGCAGAATTAGATGTGTTTAATAATGGATTGCCTGTAGAAATGCGCGTAAAACTAAACAATGTATTCGATACCAAATATTTTAATCATACCAGTTTTTACAGATTAATAGATGTGCCTGAGGCAGGTAGAAACATCTCATTATCGCTGACTATTCCTTTTTAA
- a CDS encoding FtsX-like permease family protein yields MNIWKISLQNIKSKPLYTFLSVFVLVLSITLLLGIQQLKKSFEYQIERNLGGIDMVVGAKGSPLQLVLASVLHLDNPTGNISYQEALKIGKNPMIKSAVPISYGDNYKGYRIVGTTADFGSLYNAELEQGSGVKKSMDVVLGNSVAQHLKLNIGDTILSTHGLVDATVEVHSDKLTVVGILKPTQKVIDRLIITHLQSVWDVHDHEKEHHEVAEEHHDEHIHQEHKDDKEITSLLITFRNPRGLVTLPRKINKQAGLQAALPKYELDRLYAYTGVGFKTITAVAYIILIISGIMIFTSLYKMVKERAFDLALLRTYGARNFQLIKIVACEGFAIAFTAFILGFLFLKIGFKYIFKIMNADDKLYMLQDLPYQDLLQTGGSIIILTTVSVLLAIYPILKMDIATILSNEK; encoded by the coding sequence ATGAATATTTGGAAAATTAGCCTGCAAAACATAAAATCTAAGCCGCTTTATACTTTTTTGAGCGTTTTTGTTTTAGTGCTGAGTATTACTCTACTTTTAGGAATTCAGCAACTGAAAAAATCATTCGAATACCAAATAGAACGTAATTTGGGAGGTATTGATATGGTCGTGGGTGCTAAAGGAAGTCCTTTACAACTTGTATTGGCTTCAGTGTTGCATCTAGATAATCCTACGGGGAATATATCTTACCAAGAAGCACTGAAGATCGGCAAAAATCCAATGATAAAATCGGCGGTACCAATCTCGTATGGCGATAACTATAAAGGATATAGAATAGTGGGAACAACGGCAGATTTTGGATCCCTTTACAATGCTGAATTGGAACAAGGTAGTGGTGTTAAAAAATCTATGGATGTGGTTTTGGGAAACAGTGTAGCACAACACCTTAAACTTAATATTGGAGATACTATTTTGAGCACTCATGGTTTAGTAGATGCTACTGTTGAAGTACACTCTGATAAATTAACGGTAGTAGGTATTTTAAAGCCCACACAAAAAGTCATAGATCGTTTGATTATAACCCACTTGCAAAGTGTTTGGGATGTTCATGATCATGAAAAAGAACATCATGAAGTAGCGGAAGAACACCATGATGAGCATATCCATCAAGAACATAAGGATGATAAAGAAATAACCTCTTTACTCATCACTTTTAGAAACCCAAGAGGATTGGTTACCCTACCCAGAAAAATTAATAAACAAGCAGGTTTGCAGGCTGCATTGCCAAAATATGAGTTAGATCGCCTTTATGCTTATACCGGTGTTGGCTTTAAGACAATCACAGCAGTTGCTTATATAATACTTATAATTTCTGGAATTATGATTTTCACAAGTCTTTATAAAATGGTTAAGGAACGTGCTTTTGATTTGGCACTTTTACGAACTTATGGTGCACGTAATTTTCAATTGATTAAAATAGTAGCGTGCGAAGGGTTTGCGATCGCTTTTACTGCCTTTATTTTAGGTTTTTTGTTCTTAAAAATTGGTTTTAAATACATCTTCAAAATTATGAATGCAGATGATAAACTATACATGCTCCAAGATTTGCCCTATCAAGATCTTTTACAAACTGGAGGTTCTATTATTATACTAACTACAGTATCCGTTTTATTGGCTATATATCCAATTTTAAAGATGGATATAGCAACAATTTTAAGTAATGAAAAATAA
- a CDS encoding ABC transporter ATP-binding protein: MIQTDHLTFQYKKKDITFSFPDITLNKNENLLILGKSGIGKTTLLHLIAGLLKPTLGTISIDAIAINKLSNRQLDEFRGEKIGLVFQKNHAITSLSVQENLQARLYFSKSKIEFSAIDALLKQLDLHEIKHHKAHQLSEGQLQRLGIASAIIHEPSLILADEPTSNLDDENCKIVIELLIAQAKKTKANLIVITHDYRIKPFFQNFITL, encoded by the coding sequence ATGATACAAACAGATCATCTTACTTTTCAATATAAAAAAAAGGATATTACTTTTAGCTTTCCTGATATCACTTTAAACAAGAATGAAAATCTACTCATTTTAGGAAAATCTGGTATTGGAAAAACTACCTTGTTGCATCTAATAGCAGGGTTATTAAAACCGACTTTAGGAACCATTAGTATTGATGCTATTGCCATTAATAAATTAAGTAATCGTCAGTTAGATGAATTTAGAGGAGAAAAAATAGGCTTAGTATTTCAAAAGAATCACGCTATAACCTCATTAAGTGTTCAAGAAAATTTACAAGCGCGTCTTTATTTTAGTAAAAGCAAAATAGAATTTTCTGCTATTGATGCTTTACTAAAACAATTAGACTTACATGAAATTAAACATCATAAAGCGCACCAGCTCAGTGAAGGGCAATTGCAGCGTTTAGGTATTGCATCTGCCATTATACACGAACCAAGTTTAATTTTGGCAGATGAACCAACATCTAATTTAGATGATGAAAACTGTAAGATTGTAATAGAATTACTGATAGCGCAAGCCAAAAAGACTAAGGCAAACTTAATCGTAATTACGCACGATTATAGAATTAAACCGTTTTTTCAAAACTTCATCACGCTATGA
- a CDS encoding GTP-binding protein yields the protein MKKLPVTVLSGFLGAGKTTLLNHVLHNKKGLKVAVIVNDMSEVNIDAQFIANENTLSRTEEKLVEMSNGCICCTLREDLMVEVEKLAAENRFDYLLIESTGISEPIPVAQTFTFESEDGKIDLSRFSFIDTMVTVVDAFNFLKDFSSSDYLTTRALTSIEGDDRTIVNLLTDQIEFANVIIINKIDLVRPEQIDELHAILHKLNPEARILTANESKVALENVLNTGLFDYEKAEASAGWLRELENDHVPETEEYGISSFVFRSKKPFHPERFLTYLNQNFPQNIIRSKGLFWLASRTNHALLWSSAGGSCKADNAGVWWASMTFGERLAYASFLDHKDEIEENWDPVFGDRKVELVFIGQHINKDEMLRELEGCLLTAHEINLWKNQQFPQQDVWPIAI from the coding sequence ATGAAAAAATTACCTGTAACTGTATTAAGTGGTTTTCTAGGTGCTGGTAAAACTACCTTGTTGAACCATGTGCTCCATAACAAAAAAGGATTAAAAGTAGCCGTGATTGTTAATGATATGAGTGAGGTTAATATTGATGCTCAGTTCATTGCAAATGAAAACACGCTCTCTAGAACGGAGGAGAAATTAGTAGAAATGTCTAACGGCTGTATTTGTTGCACTTTACGTGAAGATCTTATGGTAGAAGTTGAAAAGTTGGCAGCCGAAAACAGATTTGATTATCTACTTATTGAGAGTACAGGAATCAGTGAGCCTATTCCCGTAGCACAGACTTTTACATTTGAAAGTGAAGATGGTAAAATAGATTTAAGTCGGTTTAGTTTTATAGATACTATGGTTACCGTAGTAGATGCATTTAACTTTTTAAAAGACTTTTCAAGTTCAGATTATTTAACCACACGAGCGCTTACCTCTATTGAAGGTGACGATAGGACTATTGTTAATTTATTGACCGATCAAATTGAATTTGCTAACGTTATTATTATCAATAAAATTGATTTGGTACGTCCAGAACAGATTGATGAATTACATGCTATTCTACATAAATTAAATCCAGAAGCGCGCATACTTACTGCCAATGAATCTAAGGTTGCTTTAGAAAATGTACTGAATACAGGTTTGTTTGACTATGAAAAAGCAGAAGCGTCTGCTGGATGGTTAAGAGAATTAGAAAATGATCATGTACCTGAAACAGAAGAATACGGAATAAGTTCTTTTGTTTTTAGAAGTAAAAAGCCATTTCATCCAGAGCGCTTTTTAACATATCTGAACCAAAATTTTCCTCAAAATATTATTAGAAGTAAAGGTTTGTTTTGGTTAGCTTCAAGAACTAATCATGCTTTATTGTGGAGCTCTGCAGGTGGTTCATGTAAAGCAGATAATGCAGGTGTTTGGTGGGCTTCTATGACTTTTGGAGAACGTTTAGCTTACGCCTCCTTTCTAGATCATAAGGATGAAATTGAAGAAAATTGGGATCCTGTGTTTGGAGACCGAAAAGTAGAATTGGTTTTTATAGGGCAGCATATAAACAAAGATGAGATGCTAAGGGAGTTAGAGGGTTGTTTACTTACAGCTCATGAAATAAACCTTTGGAAAAATCAACAATTTCCTCAGCAAGATGTATGGCCAATAGCTATATAA
- a CDS encoding GTP-binding protein, whose protein sequence is MEAIITVVGFLGAGKTTLLRFLINSFIEQGFNPYVILNDYENANLDAQQLSKQMASNAIKPLSGSCICCSGIMELRNMVNRIPDRKNGITLIEANGTSDACSLMEFLGVGLHDRFLPPIQISVVDVKNWQKRGAHNELEANQIQISSLLVLSHLEQVSENRKAEVIQQLKIWNPTAKVIPMQQLDVLLLPELGPSLNSAQKLDHQKAHWASCAVDLPNLPHSKAIDGICAALPKSLLRVKGCTIISGDAHYTYFERTPDGKVHIRPFNGVPITGSKLLTIGPGSETYLLQKIITSILSKNQVIDKNTP, encoded by the coding sequence ATGGAGGCTATAATTACGGTGGTAGGTTTTTTAGGAGCAGGAAAAACTACCTTACTAAGGTTCTTAATTAACAGTTTTATTGAACAAGGGTTTAACCCCTATGTGATTCTAAACGATTATGAAAATGCCAATTTAGATGCACAACAATTAAGCAAGCAGATGGCATCAAATGCTATTAAGCCTTTAAGTGGTAGCTGTATCTGTTGTAGTGGGATTATGGAACTTAGAAATATGGTAAACAGAATTCCTGATAGAAAAAACGGGATTACACTTATCGAAGCCAACGGAACATCAGATGCTTGTTCCTTAATGGAGTTTTTGGGGGTAGGGCTTCATGATCGGTTTTTACCACCCATTCAAATTTCTGTGGTAGATGTTAAAAACTGGCAAAAAAGGGGAGCACATAACGAACTGGAAGCAAACCAAATTCAAATTTCTTCTCTATTGGTTTTATCACATCTTGAACAGGTATCAGAGAATCGAAAAGCAGAAGTTATACAGCAATTGAAAATATGGAATCCAACGGCGAAAGTAATCCCCATGCAGCAGTTAGATGTTTTATTGTTACCTGAATTAGGGCCTTCTCTAAATTCTGCTCAAAAGTTAGACCATCAAAAAGCACACTGGGCTTCATGCGCTGTAGATTTGCCAAATTTGCCCCATTCCAAAGCTATTGATGGTATTTGTGCGGCACTTCCTAAAAGTTTACTGAGAGTTAAGGGTTGTACGATAATTAGTGGCGATGCACATTATACTTATTTTGAGCGCACTCCAGATGGCAAAGTGCATATAAGGCCTTTTAATGGTGTACCTATAACAGGCTCTAAATTGTTGACAATTGGCCCAGGAAGTGAGACGTATCTATTACAAAAAATTATTACATCCATTCTTTCAAAAAATCAAGTTATCGATAAAAATACCCCATAA
- a CDS encoding PhoX family phosphatase → MEYNRRKFISFMGKAGLGTVVMPQFLISCGSTATPTNGFRNISKERLNTLKAFALEGLVASDTDDLLLAKGLNYHTIIKWGDKISDTDTFGFNNDFTCFIPFDENNPKDGLLWVNHEYVNPLFVSDFDARKYENPSEHRTKEQVDKEMYDVGGTIVRIKEENDVWKVVENDPHNRRVNGKTPISVNWDSPIKGKSTIIGTNSNCSGGITPWKTFLTCEENYDGFFGETEYDTNNVATHRPSSYGWENFYDYPPEHYGWVVEVNPKDGTAQKHIALGRFAHECCTLYELEDKRVVAYTADDKNDEHLYKFISSEPGSLKEGTLFVADTINGIWLALDWETQAVLKSNFKDQTEVLIRAREAAKLLGATALNRPEDIEIDPITGNIFISLTNNKPKGDVHGSILKIEENNGAFDALHFKASTYLAGGEEKGFSCPDNLAFDLSGNLWLTSDMSGNSMNKKDKPYMAFKNNSLFVIPRLGEDAGKVIRVASAPKDAELTGPWFSPDGKTLFLSVQHPGEQTTDLKNPTSTWPFDEDGIPKPAVVAITGDLIEKMNKLNQIKI, encoded by the coding sequence ATGGAATACAACCGTAGAAAATTTATTTCCTTTATGGGTAAAGCAGGACTAGGAACTGTAGTTATGCCACAGTTTTTAATTAGTTGTGGTAGCACGGCAACACCTACTAACGGATTCAGAAACATTTCAAAAGAAAGGCTAAACACTTTAAAAGCTTTTGCTTTGGAAGGGTTAGTTGCTTCTGATACGGACGACTTGTTATTAGCCAAGGGATTAAATTATCATACCATTATAAAGTGGGGAGATAAAATAAGCGATACAGATACATTTGGGTTTAATAATGATTTCACATGTTTTATACCTTTTGATGAAAACAACCCGAAAGACGGTTTACTATGGGTTAATCATGAATATGTGAATCCACTTTTTGTTTCAGATTTTGATGCTAGAAAATATGAAAATCCTTCTGAACATAGAACTAAAGAGCAGGTTGATAAAGAGATGTATGATGTGGGTGGTACCATCGTAAGGATCAAAGAAGAGAATGACGTATGGAAAGTGGTTGAAAACGACCCTCATAATCGCCGAGTTAATGGTAAAACACCAATAAGCGTTAATTGGGACAGCCCCATAAAAGGCAAATCAACTATTATTGGCACAAATAGCAACTGTTCTGGCGGTATTACACCATGGAAAACCTTTCTTACCTGTGAGGAAAACTATGATGGTTTCTTTGGAGAAACCGAATACGACACAAATAATGTAGCTACACATAGACCTAGTTCTTACGGTTGGGAAAATTTTTACGACTATCCACCAGAGCATTATGGCTGGGTGGTAGAAGTAAACCCAAAAGATGGCACAGCTCAAAAACATATTGCTTTAGGACGATTTGCGCACGAATGTTGCACCTTATATGAATTAGAAGATAAAAGGGTAGTAGCCTATACGGCAGATGATAAAAATGATGAACATTTATACAAATTTATTTCATCTGAGCCGGGTTCTTTAAAGGAGGGAACTTTATTTGTAGCAGATACTATCAATGGTATTTGGTTGGCATTAGATTGGGAAACTCAAGCCGTTTTAAAAAGTAATTTCAAAGATCAGACCGAGGTATTGATCCGGGCACGAGAAGCAGCCAAACTTCTTGGTGCTACTGCGTTAAATAGACCAGAGGATATCGAAATAGACCCAATTACGGGAAACATTTTTATTTCGTTGACAAATAATAAGCCGAAAGGAGATGTTCACGGTTCTATTTTAAAAATAGAAGAAAATAATGGTGCCTTTGATGCTTTACATTTTAAAGCTTCTACCTATTTGGCTGGCGGAGAAGAAAAAGGTTTTTCTTGTCCAGATAATTTAGCGTTTGATTTATCAGGAAACCTTTGGTTGACTTCAGATATGTCGGGTAATTCTATGAATAAAAAAGATAAGCCTTATATGGCTTTTAAAAATAATAGTCTATTCGTAATTCCTAGACTTGGTGAAGATGCAGGCAAGGTAATTCGTGTCGCTTCAGCACCAAAAGATGCGGAGTTAACGGGACCTTGGTTTTCACCAGACGGAAAAACTTTATTCTTAAGTGTGCAACACCCAGGGGAACAAACTACAGATTTAAAAAACCCTACCAGTACATGGCCTTTTGATGAAGATGGTATCCCAAAACCAGCTGTGGTTGCCATTACAGGAGATTTAATCGAAAAAATGAACAAGTTAAATCAAATTAAAATATAA
- the folE gene encoding GTP cyclohydrolase I FolE: MKNKNQIEVTGDNHFSTSIRTPLRTDAFEKSDEEKIINIQHHFKMIMEEMGLDLTDDSLSGTPYRVAKMYVKELFYGLNPVNKPKLSTFENKYGYQKMLVEQNINIDSACEHHFLPIVGHAHVAYVPKDKVIGLSKINRLVDYYARRPQVQERLVLQILNDLQNVLDTKDVIVSVTAKHLCVSSRGIKDQSSFTTTLEYGGCFSDSDTRNEFLKIIGQERLH; encoded by the coding sequence ATGAAGAATAAAAATCAAATAGAAGTTACTGGAGATAACCATTTTTCTACAAGTATTAGAACGCCGTTGCGTACAGATGCATTTGAGAAATCAGATGAGGAAAAGATCATTAACATTCAACATCATTTTAAAATGATCATGGAAGAAATGGGACTAGATTTAACAGATGATAGCCTATCAGGAACTCCATACCGTGTTGCTAAAATGTATGTAAAAGAGCTGTTCTATGGTTTAAACCCAGTGAACAAACCAAAACTTTCAACTTTTGAAAATAAATACGGGTATCAAAAAATGCTTGTGGAACAAAATATTAATATTGACTCAGCATGTGAACATCACTTTTTACCAATTGTAGGACATGCCCATGTGGCCTACGTGCCCAAAGATAAGGTCATTGGGTTATCTAAAATTAACCGTTTGGTAGATTATTATGCGCGCCGTCCTCAGGTGCAAGAACGCTTAGTACTTCAAATTTTAAATGATTTGCAAAATGTCTTGGATACTAAAGATGTAATTGTTTCGGTAACCGCAAAACATTTATGCGTGTCTTCCAGAGGAATAAAAGACCAAAGCAGTTTTACTACGACTTTGGAATATGGAGGCTGTTTTTCTGATTCAGATACCCGGAATGAGTTTTTAAAAATTATAGGACAAGAGCGGTTACATTAA
- a CDS encoding MerC domain-containing protein: MILVKQKTDNIGAIASTLCLLHCVVTPFIFIAQASSVICCDAPPYWWKFMDYFFLAISFFAIYWSTKTTSIKWITPMFWSSWAVLAAVILNEKLELFHLPEAILYIPAIALIILHLYNRKHCKCNVDKCCVNEE; this comes from the coding sequence ATGATATTAGTAAAACAAAAAACAGATAATATAGGAGCCATAGCAAGTACGTTATGTCTTTTACATTGTGTAGTAACCCCTTTTATTTTTATAGCTCAAGCTAGTTCTGTCATCTGTTGTGATGCACCACCTTATTGGTGGAAATTTATGGATTACTTTTTCTTAGCAATTTCTTTTTTTGCTATTTACTGGTCTACAAAAACAACTTCTATTAAGTGGATAACGCCTATGTTTTGGTCAAGTTGGGCTGTATTGGCTGCAGTTATCTTGAATGAAAAATTAGAACTATTTCACTTACCAGAAGCTATACTATATATACCTGCTATTGCCTTAATAATACTGCATTTATATAATAGAAAACACTGTAAATGTAATGTTGATAAATGTTGTGTAAATGAAGAATAA
- a CDS encoding Fur family transcriptional regulator — protein sequence MGILRRTKSVEILLNEFEKISSAISVVTLIERLGLKMNKTTIYRVLDKLEDDGVLHSFLGKNGHKWYAKCSGCSSSEHHDAHPHFQCSDCGKVDCLSADVLIPNIPNRKVDVSQILLQGTCENCFI from the coding sequence ATGGGCATTTTGAGAAGAACAAAATCGGTTGAAATACTACTTAATGAATTTGAAAAGATATCATCAGCTATTTCAGTGGTTACATTAATAGAACGTCTTGGTTTAAAGATGAATAAAACGACCATATATCGTGTTTTAGATAAGCTAGAAGATGATGGTGTTCTGCATTCGTTTTTAGGTAAAAACGGACATAAATGGTATGCAAAATGTAGTGGTTGCTCCAGTTCTGAACATCATGATGCTCATCCACACTTTCAATGTTCAGATTGTGGAAAAGTAGATTGTTTATCAGCAGATGTTCTTATCCCTAATATTCCTAATCGTAAAGTTGATGTGTCTCAAATTTTACTTCAAGGAACGTGTGAAAATTGTTTTAT